In Candidatus Sysuiplasma jiujiangense, the genomic window AGGAAGCGTTCCTCCTCAAGATTTTTGCACCGCTCTCCGAGCCGACGACTACAGCGTGCGCAATGCCTACAAAGAGACCGCATTCAACTGTTCCCGGTATGCTGTCAATGTCCCTTTCCAGCTTGAGCGGATCGGCTATACTGTCAAACTTGCAGTCTGCGATGTAATTTCCGTTGTCCGTTACATATACTGCCCGGCCTGATTCCCTGAGCACTGCATCAGCACCCAGTTCCGATAAATGATTCAATGTGCACCTGCTTCCGAATTTCAGTATTTCCACCGGGACGGGCTGGCCATGCCCCAGGATGTCGACAATTTTCTGTTCATCGACAACTATTATCTCCTTCCGGGTTGAGGCTGCAACGATCTTCTCCCTGACCAGTGCACCGCCTCTTCCCTTTATCAGGTTGAGAGATCTGTCAACCTCATCCGCTCCATCAATAGTCACCTCAATGTCGTCATGTTCATCCAGTGAGCTCAGCGTGATTCCGAGTTTGCGTGCGAGATCCGCCGTGGCATCTGAAGTCGGGATGGCGATTATTTCCATGCCTTCCGAAACAAGTTTTGAAATGGCAGTTGTTGCGTAGTTTGCGGTTCTGCCAGTACCGAGGCCGACGACCATTCCGCTCCTTACAAATTCACCGACGGCTGTTTCAGCGGCAATTCTCCTCTGTTTTTCAATCTGCGACGATTCCGTCTACATCACCGCATTGACGGCCTTTACGAGTTCCTCTACAACATACATGTTAATCTGGCTGCCCAGGTTGGCTGTCGCCTTTGAACTGTCTCCGATTATCCCTTCGGTCATGTATCTGCTCTTATGCCTGGGGATAAAAAAATCAGGCGTCTGGTCCTTTCCCTTTGGCCGGCTGTCCGATACAAGGGAGGGCCTGAATGCAAGCACCCTGCTAGTTTCAATTACGCCGCCATGGCCGTCGTCGGGAGGAATGTCCTGCTTGCCTCTCAGTCTGTAGGCAATATCATAATCACAGAGAAGGATAATCTTCGTGTCGCCTGATTCGGCAACTTCTTCACAGGCCGACCTCAGGGCTGACATATGTGTCTGGGCGCCATGCCCCGAGAGGACAACGATCTTCCGTATCCCGTTCCTGACGAGTTCGCTCAATATGTCTTTTGCAACGGCATAGAGTGCTTGGTAACTTATCGAAATCGTTCCGGGATAATCACGCAGTGACGTTGAAACACCGTAAGGGAGTGCCGGAAGTACTATGCCATTGACCCTCTGGGCTACAAGATTGCATACCTCCCTTGCCTGGATTGTGTCGGAACCCAGGGGAAGATGGCTGCCGTGTTCCTCTGTTGCCCCTACTGGCAGGAAGACAACGGGATCTTCCTTCACCCTCTCTGCAAATGACTTTAGATTCAATTCCTCATACAGCATAGTCATGGAAATCACACAGCCCGATTCATACCGGCCTGCTGCCGCTTTCGGCCGCCACTTTCCTTACGCCCACGCTCAATAGCTCTGTGCCGCACACAGGACACCTGCCATGCATAAGATGCTCGTTGCCGATTTCCTTCAATGATTTTTTCAGTTCATCCAGTCTGTCATCCTGGATGCTCTTGTTGCACCTGGGGCAGTACATTGTTACCTGATTTGTTCACTCATTGATAAATGCATTGTTTTTAAACCTGCAGCGCATAAATGTACCGTCGGCATGAAGCTAGCTGCGTTGTTTTCCGGGGGAAAAGACTCGCTGTACGCAATGTACATAATGCTGCAGAAGGGACACGATATAGATTCTTTGCTGACGGTCATTCCTTCCGATCCTGCTTCGATGATGTTTCACACACCCAATATCGGACTCGCGTCCGCTTCTGCGGAATGCATGGGAATACGGCACCTGACGGTGAAGGCGCGATCCGACCGGGAGCTTTCCTCACTACGGAAACTCATAGAGAATGCTTGCGACAGTGGAGCGGAAGGCATAATCACGGGCGCGATTCAGTCAGATTACCAGTATACCAGAATAGATGAAATCTGTCACGACACCGGGGTCAGATGCTTTTCGCCTCTCTGGAGGAAAGACGAGCTTATGCTGCTCAACGATATCGTTGCCTCGGGAATAAAGGCAATTATCGTCTCCACGGGTGCGGAGGGACTTGACTGGCGATTCCTCGGACGGACAATAGACAACAGGATGATTACAGAACTGGCAGCCATCCATGACAGATACGGCGTGAATCTCTGCGGTGAGGGTGGAGAATACGAAACATTCGTCCTCGATTCGCCGATACACAGGAAAGCCATTAGAATAGCGGAATACAGGAATGTCTCAGGCAACGGCACTTCAATGTTATGCGCCCTAAAAACTGAATTTATTGAAAAGATAGATGGAAATGGATTTTTAAAAATGGTTTGAGGTTCCGGGGCAGGGACTACTTTGCCCTGATAACAGGCAGGGCAGTCGGAATGTTTTCCTTGCCGAGCACATCAATGTAATACTTCTGTGCTATCTGTTTCTTGTACTCTTCTGTGTAGTCTCTCCTGAATTTGTCGAACCTGAGTTTCTTGCCCGTTTTATCCTCGTATTCCTTTGCAGGTATCGAGTATTTCCTCTGCACTTTGTCCCTGTACATCTCCGGAATCACATTGAAAGCGCAGAAGGGAACAACCCTGCCGTCCGGCATTGCATAGTGTATGTCACACTTCTCAACCCTGTCGACATCGTAGTTGTACGGGTCCATAAAGTGCATGAAGCCCAGGAAGATCGATTTCTTGTGGAAATCCTTAAGGCCGTCATAGTTTCCGCTCATAAGTGCCTTGACGAGCATCCGCCTGATGTGCAGTTCGGGAGGTACCTTGTCGTAATCTATGAACGAGTTGATCTTTGAGATGACCTGCAATCCTGCCTTTGCCCTTGCAATCTTCTTGTTCTTTGCATTATTTATGTCGTCCGCCCTTTCCTGCAGGTAATCGAACAGTCCGTCCACATCGATGAATCTTGTGACCGGGACGAGTTTGCCGTCATCCTGCCTGAACACGTATGTCCCTGCACCGCAGGCAAAGTGTATCGACAGTCTGTACTTGTCCTCACCGGTAAATGCCTCGATGAAATTTGTCAGTTTGGTTGTCGACGGAACTGTGAAGAAATCCTCCTTCCCGATTTCGCCGTTTGTCTGCTCCTCGATCTTTTTGATACATCCGGGGATCGTGATTCTCTGCATTTCTCTCTGTTTCTTCGGCATTCTGCCGACAAGAGAAACAGGCTGGAAATTTACTGCCCTGACGACATCGCTGTTCTTTGCGCCGAATCTCACTATCGATCCAAGCTGATGGTCGTTCACACCGCCTATGACTGTGGGAACCAGAACGACGCCCAGATCTGCCTTCCTGCAGTTGTCGAGAGCCAGAGGTGCCTCGTAGTAGTTCTTTCTGTTGACTTCAGGCGTTACACCGTCAAAGCTCATGTAAACGACGTTCGAGCCCGCTTCCCTGACCGCCTTTACAAGCTCCGGCTTCCTGGAGAAATTCACCGAATCTGTGTTCAGCTGGACATGCTCGTAACCGATTTCTCTGGCAATCTTGATGATGTCGATTATGTCTTCCCTGAGCGTAGGTTCGCCGCCTGTAATCTGAACTGCGTTTGCGCCAATCGGCTTCTCATTTCTCATTTTCAGAAGCATTTTCCTGATCTGGTCAAGGGTCGGCTCGTAGATGGGTTCGCCCTCTTTTGCGTAAAAGAAACAATACCAGCAGGCAAGATCGCACCTGTTGGTGACCACTATGTTGCCCAGTCCGGTGTGTGATTTATGCTTTACACACAGACCGCAGTGCTTCGGGCAGTCGATCTTGGATGCTTTGAAATCAACCTGCGGATTGAGCAGTTTTATGCCGGGATCCTTGTGCCTCTCAGCCGAAATATACATGTCGAAGTCCTCCCAGTACTTGTCCTGGACTACGCCATGTTCCCTGCATTCTTTGACCATGTTGACAAGGCCGTTCTGTGCATAAACAACAGCCGGTACCTTCATGGTATCCCATTTCTTGTCGGCTGTGCATTCTGGGCACAGGCTCATCGTTACCCTGAGCGGCCTCATGTCCCCCGTGAGGAGATGCTTGAGTGCACTCCAGGCCTCAGACCTGGAATTGAACCTTGCATTCGGACTTAATTCAAAGTCAGGTATATCTTCCTCTTCGGAGGCAATTACATGTTCCATTATTGTAGCCATATTCAGCCCGACCTTTCGAATTGAGCTGTTTAATTTAAACATTTTGTAGTTGACGACGCTACTCCGACACCTGAAATCATACCAATGTCAGTCTACTACCTGATGCCCATAAAAACAGATGACAGAATAGAACGGGAGGTGAATGCGGCACCTGGCCCCCGTTTCAGGCATATCGAATGGACGACGGCGTACAGCCTTCCCTGATATGCCATTAACAATGATACGTGAAACGCTTCATGACCGCATAATGCAGGAATCAGACGGCTGAACTCCGTTGCACGACGCAACCGTTCAGCCCATGCTTCACAATGTTCATGCTGAAACATGTTCTGAAATCTGCAAAGTCACAGGCATCATCATGCTCCGGCCCGTTGCGACACCTAATGTGCGGGACTGCTGAACTATCCGAAATTGATATTAAGTCTTTCCGTCCTACAGTTTAGAAACGACCCGATTTGTGCCCGGGATTTGGGCAATTTAAACGAGGCAAAAATAATGAAACCGCTGACAAGTGGATCCGATGCACCGGATTTTACGCTGAAATCGCCCGATGGAGTGCTGGTTAATCTGAAAACAGCTCTGGCTGCCGGTCCGGCAGTCGTTGTTCTGCTTCCGGACATAACTCACCAGGACTCCATATCGGTGGTAGAAAACTTCAGGGATGACTTCAATGAGTTCAAGGCGCTGCGAGCCAGTGTCATAACAGTAATCAGGGCACCCGATGAGGATGTCGGCAGGCTGCACAGCGAACATGAGCTGCCCTTCCCCATATTCTCGGACAAGACGGGTGAGATTTTCAGGAAATTCAAATCACTCGATGGTCTTCTGGTGAAGAAACCTCGGAAATATGCCTGCGTAGTGAACACCGATGGAAGAATAACAAAGGCATTCAGAAGTGTTGACGCAAACAAGCTCAGCAGGCAGACACTGTATGCCTTGAGGGATCAGATGGGGAGATCGGCGCTGAAAAACAGGAAGCAGGTGTAATTTTTGGCCGTCTTTCTCAGAGAGAGCGATGTCGACCGGCTTGTAGGCATCAGGGAAGCAATTGATATTCTCAGGGACTCGTTCAGGATGGAATCCGAAGGCCGTGCCAGGATATTGCCCAGGAGCAGAATCAGATCCGTCGACGGCACCCTCAATGTCATGGCATCTACCATAGACGACCTCTCCGTTTCCGGACTCAAGGCTTACTTCGGCGGAAGGGGAGGAGTGAGTTTTGTTGTGATACTTTTTTCGACGAAGGAATGCAGGACACTTGCGGTGATAGAAGCAGGAAGACTCGGACAGATCAGGACCGGAGCAATGTCCGGGCTTGTAACAGACATCATGGCAGTCAGGGATGCCCACCTGCTCGGATGCATAGGGACAGGTTACCAGGCTGAAACGCAGGTGGAAGCTGTTGCTGCTGTGCGTGATATCAATAAGATAATAGTCTGGAGCAGGACAGCAGAAAACAGGAGGAAATTCGCTGACAGAATGCGGGAGAAACTGGGAATTGATACCATCCACGCAGAAAGCGTTTCTGAACTGAAACGGTGCGACGTGCTGATAACCGCTACCTCCTCCAGGACTCCGGTGATATCAGCATCGGACGTTCCGGATACGTGCCACATAAATGCGATCGGTGCAAACAGAATGGAATCGAAAGAGCTTGAAACGGAGACTGTTTGCTCGGCAGGCAGAATCGTTGTGGATTCCATAGAACAGGCTAAACAAGAAGCCAGGGATATTGTGGATGCCGTTTCCTCTTCCTGCCTGGACTGGCGGGACATTACAGAGGTGCATGAATTAGTATCCGGGCATGCAAAAAAGATCAAGGGGAGAGAAAACGGAATAACAATTTTCAAATCGCTTGGAATCGCGCTTGAGGATGTGGCCATAGGCAAATACGTCTACGACAGCGCGATTAAAACCGGCATCGGCACTGAACTGCAATGAGGTCACGCGGCGGTGACGCATGTATTTTGCCTGCAGCACTATCAGGAAACCTTTGCACCGCAGGATGCGCAGAAAGAGGCACCTTCCACCAGTTTCGAGCCACATCTGGAACAGTACTGCGACGGGGCTGAGCTGACTGCAGGATTGAGATTGGCATAAGCCCTCTGGTCATGAGGAAGCATCGGCGGAGTGAACGGAGTCCCGGCAGTAGCTGTGCCCTGGCTCAGCCTGTGAGCATCCGCCCTGAGCCAATCCCAGAATTTCTTTTCAAATTCATGGGCCATGTAATAACTTGCTCCACCCGCGACGGCCCCGCCGATAACACCGAAGATGATAAAACCCTCCACTGCCGGAACGGCAACATCCCTGCCCCACGCGCCTGTTCTCAGGGTCACATCGCACACAGTACTGTTTCCCGTGATCATGACGTCCACGTCACGTATTGCTCCTACCGCGACCGAGAGCGTTGAACCCTTGTGAGCCTTAATTTCATAGAAGCCTTCCCTCCCCTCGTCGAGAAGAATCTTGAGACCCTCGGAGGTAAGATGCTGCTTGACATCCTCATAAAGCTGCTTAGGATCAACGCCGTTAAGTGGCATGCGTTCTTCTTTCATATGCAGACCGCCTTTTTTACAACGGAATTGCAGCCATGGTTATAAACATTGAGCAATATGCCTGCCTGGAAATTTCATTGACTCGGCTAAGCGAAGTGCCAAATCTTTTTTATTGATTGCAGCATAGACGCAATAGACAGGATTCCGGAAAATAAAAAAGAGCGGTACAGGATAAATGAAAAGCATCCACATTCTTGAAACTGATCCTGAGAAGTATCTCCTGGCAGATTACAGTGATCGCGGTCTGCAAACCGGAAGGTCCGTCTACGTCTTTCCGGACACCATCGCGATTTCCGAAGCCAGGGATTTGCTCCTCCGGCATCATGACGCCATAGATTCCTCCCTCTTCATGACGCTGGAGGGACTCGCTTCCCACGTAGTCAGGGAGGTGACCGGTGAGCAGCCGCTGCTTCTGACCGATGATCTGAAGGCACTGCTCGCAAGGTATGTGTTCAGGGGGATGAAAACAGCCGGAACGAGACTCCCGGAGGAGTACTCGGATATCCTGGTGAGGGATTACGAAACACTTCGTCCGTTGCAGACCGACAGGAAGGAGTGGATAAGAACACTCCTCGAAGGATCGGAGGCCGAATTTGACAAAGGAAAATTTGATTTCAGGATTTCTGTTCTTGATGAATTCTCAGCCCTGATTGAAGAAAGACTGAAAGTGCTTGCCGAAAACGGAATATACGATAGAACCGGTCTGATAAGGAAGGCCACGGAACTTCTCAAATCGGCAGATTCCTGTCGCATCGGAAAGGTGAATTTTTTCTTTCTGCACTTTGCGGATCCTGCCGTTCTCTCCTTCATACTCGGCTTCGCAGTGACAGCTGAAGTGAGACTAGTAGCCGGCATGGATCAGGCAGAATCGTCGTCCCCCGCCCTTTCCAGATTCCGTTCCATTGAAGGTGTGGTAGTCCGTAAAGACGAGGACGGAGAAAATATCAAAGGCTGCCGGCAGCCTCCTGAGATTGAATTCTTCGGCGCACCGGACAGGAGAAGAGAAATAATTCAGATCGCAAGGACGATAAGGAGGAGGATTTCCGAAGGTGGATGCAGAGAGTCTGATTTCAAGATACTGGCCAGGAACATAGACGATTACGACAGCGCGGCCAGGGACATACTGAATGAGTACGGTCTTGCGGTGGAAAGGGGGAGGAGAAGACTGCTGGAGGACGATCCGGTCTTTGCCGGAGTGGAAAATTTTTTCAGATGCCTGGAGGAGGACGCAACAAAGGAAGATTTTCTCCGCATAATACCAGAGGCCGACTACAGGATACTGCTGTCGGACAGCAGGCTCTCCAAGTCGCTGGAGAGATTGCCTTCCATGTTAAGATCCTGGCGAAGAGAAACATTCAGACGGAACGGATATGATATTGATGGCTGCTGGTCCCGCACATCTGAACTTGCAACAGTACTCTCAGACCTGAAACTGAAGTCGAGCACTCCCCACTCTGTTGGCGAATGGGTTGAAGTAGTGGAAGAGACGGCAAACAGAATTACTGCAGCGAATGGTTCAGCGGAGTCCTCCAGGTTTATTCCGGAACTCATGTCCGCTGCAGTTTCCTGGTCTGCAGTCTGCAATTTGACTGGACTGGAAAAACTCACCCTCGGTGATTTCCTGACGCTTTTCCGCAGCCTGGGGAAGAGTGACACCGGTGAAGGTCGCAGCGAAAGGAGCGGTATTTTACTCACAGACGTCGGAATCACATATTTCAGAAGGGCGGCAGGCACCTTCATAGTAGGAGCAAATTTCGAAATATTTCCGAGGGGTGCGGAACAGAATTCATTCCTGCCAGTGAAAATACTTGATTGTCTCGAACGAAGCGGCATAGAGACAAGAAGATGCACGAGAGTGGTTGATTCTGCAGAGAGATGGTATTACCTGAAGGCAAGGGGATTGACCGACAGACTTACGGTTTCATTCATCTCCAACCCGGAGGTTGCTGGTTACGGAATTCCATCGCCGTTCATAATCGAGGAGATCAAAAAGAGGGGGAACGATGGAGATCCAATTTCTATCGCATATGACAGCAACCTGCCGGCAGGAAAATATATTCAGGATCCCGGCGAGGAAATTCTCGCGCCTGCGGAGATCGGGCAGATGCTCGCGTACCGGTTTGGCTGCAGCCGTCGGTATGCGGAGGAGGATTTCTTCGCCGAAATGTGGAAACGCGCATGCAAAGTCCCATTCAGTGAATTCAGCCGGAGGCTTTCAAGATTCGACTCAAAATATCTCGAATGGAATTTTTCCGCCGCCAGTATAGCACCCCTTACATCAGACAGAATCCTTTCACCGACAGATCTGAACCAGTATGCGAAATGCCCTTTCAGATTCGTCCTGACAAGACTTATGAAACTTTCCGCTGCTTACGGCGATTTCGAACAAATCGGAATCGGGAGAGACGTTCATGCCATACTCAAGACTTTTTTAAAGTTGCCGGACAGGGAGAGCATCGGAGACATGGATGCCCGGATGCTTAAACGCGCGATTGAAGCGGCAGTTGACGCCTACTATTCACGCCAGTACACGGATGATTATCTCAGTGAGCCAGTGGCCATTACCGGAACTGACAGGGTTAAATCGGCACTCTTCCTGTTCCTCAGCAGGGAACGGGAGCTGCAGAAGCTGACATGCAGCACAATAGAACTTACGGAACACAGTTTCGGCACACCCGGCGGTATATTCAGGATTGGAGAATTTGAGTTCAGGGGTATCATCGACAGGGTAGATACCGTACCGCTGGAAGATCACGGTGCAATCCTGCTGGATTATAAATTCACCACGCCCGCGAGGCTGAAAAGCTATTTCAGAACAGATGCAGACCTGCCGCTTGATTTCGAGATACCCGTCTATTCCATTTACCTCAGGGATGAACTCGGATACAAAATCCGTGCTGCTTTATATTATTCGATTCTCAAATCGAACGGCCTGCCCGATCGTGCAGGCATAGTGGTTCAGGAGTCGGCCGGAAAAGTATTTCCGGATTTACCACGCAGAAAAACCGTTCAGCTGCGCGTTATGCCAGAAAGGGAACTTGATGCGGAAATTGAGAAGTTCAGGAGGAATATAATTTCGCTTGCGTCGGAAATCAGGTCAAACCGCTTTCCGGTCAGACCTGCAAAGGGGGAATGCGGCAACTGTAGTTTCATGACGATATGCAGAAACTGGAGGGGGCTTACTTCAGATGAATGAAAACAGGCTCACCGAACTGCAGAGAAAGGCTGTGCGTGCAATACGCGAAAACAGAAAGGTCGTTGTAAACGCATGTGCCGGAAGCGGCAAGACCACTACACTCATCGCAGCCTATATGATGAAACTTGAGGCCATCAGAACAATGCACCCCGATGAAAATCCGTACGGCAGGATGCTGGCGATAACTTTCACGAACGAAGCGGCAACAAAACTGAGGAAAGAGGTGTTTGAATCCTCCGGCTACGACATCAGGAGCTTAACCACCTCGAATATATCGACCATCCACTCCTTATGCAACTCCATCCTCCATGAGAATGCTGCCGAAGCCGGAATGACTTCCGATTATCAGATAGTCGAAGAGAATCATATCAGGAACATGATGGAGCGGGCTCTGAATACTGTAGTGTTCGGACACATATCCTCAGACACGGAACTGCGGGAATTTTTGACGGCATACGGATTGCGTGACGGAAGCAACAGCGGTGGTTACGGTTTCAGGGAGATGGTTTTTGAAGTCTACGGGTGGATGAGGGACCACGGTCTGGAACTGGGAGAGGGGCTTGCAGAGCTGGATAAAGGAAGGGATCTTTTCGAACAGCATCTCAGGACTAAATTCGGAGACAGCGACGGTCTGCATTCATACATCAGCATGCAGTGGAGGGCACGCGATGTCATCAGCAGATATGTATCCCTTTTCTGGCATAAAATCGAGCAGCTGAAGAGGCAGGAAGGGAGCATAGGATACAGCGACATTGTCTATTACACCTACAGACTGCTCAGGGATTCTGACGCGATAAGGGCAGAATACAGAAAGAGATTTTACTGCGTCCTGGTGGATGAATTTCAGGATACCGACTTCCTTCAGTACAGCATAATCAATATGATTTCTGAAAAGGAAAAACAGTTTTTTGTCGG contains:
- the rpiA gene encoding ribose-5-phosphate isomerase RpiA — protein: MEKQRRIAAETAVGEFVRSGMVVGLGTGRTANYATTAISKLVSEGMEIIAIPTSDATADLARKLGITLSSLDEHDDIEVTIDGADEVDRSLNLIKGRGGALVREKIVAASTRKEIIVVDEQKIVDILGHGQPVPVEILKFGSRCTLNHLSELGADAVLRESGRAVYVTDNGNYIADCKFDSIADPLKLERDIDSIPGTVECGLFVGIAHAVVVGSESGAKILRRNAS
- a CDS encoding creatininase family protein, translating into MTMLYEELNLKSFAERVKEDPVVFLPVGATEEHGSHLPLGSDTIQAREVCNLVAQRVNGIVLPALPYGVSTSLRDYPGTISISYQALYAVAKDILSELVRNGIRKIVVLSGHGAQTHMSALRSACEEVAESGDTKIILLCDYDIAYRLRGKQDIPPDDGHGGVIETSRVLAFRPSLVSDSRPKGKDQTPDFFIPRHKSRYMTEGIIGDSSKATANLGSQINMYVVEELVKAVNAVM
- a CDS encoding diphthine--ammonia ligase, which codes for MKLAALFSGGKDSLYAMYIMLQKGHDIDSLLTVIPSDPASMMFHTPNIGLASASAECMGIRHLTVKARSDRELSSLRKLIENACDSGAEGIITGAIQSDYQYTRIDEICHDTGVRCFSPLWRKDELMLLNDIVASGIKAIIVSTGAEGLDWRFLGRTIDNRMITELAAIHDRYGVNLCGEGGEYETFVLDSPIHRKAIRIAEYRNVSGNGTSMLCALKTEFIEKIDGNGFLKMV
- a CDS encoding radical SAM protein; translated protein: MEHVIASEEEDIPDFELSPNARFNSRSEAWSALKHLLTGDMRPLRVTMSLCPECTADKKWDTMKVPAVVYAQNGLVNMVKECREHGVVQDKYWEDFDMYISAERHKDPGIKLLNPQVDFKASKIDCPKHCGLCVKHKSHTGLGNIVVTNRCDLACWYCFFYAKEGEPIYEPTLDQIRKMLLKMRNEKPIGANAVQITGGEPTLREDIIDIIKIAREIGYEHVQLNTDSVNFSRKPELVKAVREAGSNVVYMSFDGVTPEVNRKNYYEAPLALDNCRKADLGVVLVPTVIGGVNDHQLGSIVRFGAKNSDVVRAVNFQPVSLVGRMPKKQREMQRITIPGCIKKIEEQTNGEIGKEDFFTVPSTTKLTNFIEAFTGEDKYRLSIHFACGAGTYVFRQDDGKLVPVTRFIDVDGLFDYLQERADDINNAKNKKIARAKAGLQVISKINSFIDYDKVPPELHIRRMLVKALMSGNYDGLKDFHKKSIFLGFMHFMDPYNYDVDRVEKCDIHYAMPDGRVVPFCAFNVIPEMYRDKVQRKYSIPAKEYEDKTGKKLRFDKFRRDYTEEYKKQIAQKYYIDVLGKENIPTALPVIRAK
- a CDS encoding redoxin domain-containing protein; translation: MGNLNEAKIMKPLTSGSDAPDFTLKSPDGVLVNLKTALAAGPAVVVLLPDITHQDSISVVENFRDDFNEFKALRASVITVIRAPDEDVGRLHSEHELPFPIFSDKTGEIFRKFKSLDGLLVKKPRKYACVVNTDGRITKAFRSVDANKLSRQTLYALRDQMGRSALKNRKQV
- a CDS encoding ornithine cyclodeaminase family protein; this encodes MAVFLRESDVDRLVGIREAIDILRDSFRMESEGRARILPRSRIRSVDGTLNVMASTIDDLSVSGLKAYFGGRGGVSFVVILFSTKECRTLAVIEAGRLGQIRTGAMSGLVTDIMAVRDAHLLGCIGTGYQAETQVEAVAAVRDINKIIVWSRTAENRRKFADRMREKLGIDTIHAESVSELKRCDVLITATSSRTPVISASDVPDTCHINAIGANRMESKELETETVCSAGRIVVDSIEQAKQEARDIVDAVSSSCLDWRDITEVHELVSGHAKKIKGRENGITIFKSLGIALEDVAIGKYVYDSAIKTGIGTELQ
- a CDS encoding zinc-ribbon domain-containing protein, with amino-acid sequence MKEERMPLNGVDPKQLYEDVKQHLTSEGLKILLDEGREGFYEIKAHKGSTLSVAVGAIRDVDVMITGNSTVCDVTLRTGAWGRDVAVPAVEGFIIFGVIGGAVAGGASYYMAHEFEKKFWDWLRADAHRLSQGTATAGTPFTPPMLPHDQRAYANLNPAVSSAPSQYCSRCGSKLVEGASFCASCGAKVS
- a CDS encoding PD-(D/E)XK nuclease family protein; amino-acid sequence: MKSIHILETDPEKYLLADYSDRGLQTGRSVYVFPDTIAISEARDLLLRHHDAIDSSLFMTLEGLASHVVREVTGEQPLLLTDDLKALLARYVFRGMKTAGTRLPEEYSDILVRDYETLRPLQTDRKEWIRTLLEGSEAEFDKGKFDFRISVLDEFSALIEERLKVLAENGIYDRTGLIRKATELLKSADSCRIGKVNFFFLHFADPAVLSFILGFAVTAEVRLVAGMDQAESSSPALSRFRSIEGVVVRKDEDGENIKGCRQPPEIEFFGAPDRRREIIQIARTIRRRISEGGCRESDFKILARNIDDYDSAARDILNEYGLAVERGRRRLLEDDPVFAGVENFFRCLEEDATKEDFLRIIPEADYRILLSDSRLSKSLERLPSMLRSWRRETFRRNGYDIDGCWSRTSELATVLSDLKLKSSTPHSVGEWVEVVEETANRITAANGSAESSRFIPELMSAAVSWSAVCNLTGLEKLTLGDFLTLFRSLGKSDTGEGRSERSGILLTDVGITYFRRAAGTFIVGANFEIFPRGAEQNSFLPVKILDCLERSGIETRRCTRVVDSAERWYYLKARGLTDRLTVSFISNPEVAGYGIPSPFIIEEIKKRGNDGDPISIAYDSNLPAGKYIQDPGEEILAPAEIGQMLAYRFGCSRRYAEEDFFAEMWKRACKVPFSEFSRRLSRFDSKYLEWNFSAASIAPLTSDRILSPTDLNQYAKCPFRFVLTRLMKLSAAYGDFEQIGIGRDVHAILKTFLKLPDRESIGDMDARMLKRAIEAAVDAYYSRQYTDDYLSEPVAITGTDRVKSALFLFLSRERELQKLTCSTIELTEHSFGTPGGIFRIGEFEFRGIIDRVDTVPLEDHGAILLDYKFTTPARLKSYFRTDADLPLDFEIPVYSIYLRDELGYKIRAALYYSILKSNGLPDRAGIVVQESAGKVFPDLPRRKTVQLRVMPERELDAEIEKFRRNIISLASEIRSNRFPVRPAKGECGNCSFMTICRNWRGLTSDE